A single window of Pseudomonas lijiangensis DNA harbors:
- a CDS encoding DNA cytosine methyltransferase — MDSIEICAGAGGQALGLEQAGFDHLNLVEIEPSACATLQLNRPNWVVKECDVREYSAIAFHGIDLLAGGVPCPPFSKAGKQLGDADERDLFPDALRLVDECRPRAVMLENVKGLLDPKFAEYRQKIVEELKKHGYFAEWKLLNAKDYGVPQLRPRAILIALQPDLIDFFEWPTPHPEAAPTVGEALYDLMALHGWKDVDHWKELACQIAPTLVGGSKKHGGPDLGPTRAKKAWATLGVNGMGIANSEPEMDFVGFPKLTVRMAARIQGFPDSWQFSGKKTASYRQVGNAFPPPVARAIGEQINLALTASAKSKLKRA, encoded by the coding sequence TTGGATTCGATCGAAATTTGCGCCGGTGCAGGTGGTCAAGCTTTAGGCCTTGAACAAGCGGGCTTTGACCATCTCAATTTGGTGGAAATAGAACCGTCGGCATGCGCAACCCTCCAGTTAAATCGCCCTAACTGGGTTGTTAAAGAATGTGATGTTAGGGAATACAGTGCTATTGCTTTTCATGGTATCGATTTGCTAGCAGGCGGAGTGCCATGTCCTCCATTTTCCAAGGCAGGAAAGCAGCTAGGGGATGCAGATGAGCGTGATTTGTTTCCAGATGCCTTGCGACTTGTTGACGAGTGTCGGCCAAGAGCCGTAATGCTGGAAAATGTCAAAGGATTACTGGATCCAAAATTTGCAGAGTATCGTCAAAAAATCGTTGAAGAGCTTAAAAAGCACGGCTACTTTGCTGAGTGGAAGTTGTTAAACGCTAAAGATTATGGTGTTCCACAACTTCGTCCAAGGGCTATTTTGATAGCACTTCAACCAGACTTAATAGATTTTTTTGAATGGCCAACACCACATCCAGAAGCAGCACCGACAGTAGGAGAGGCACTCTATGATCTTATGGCTCTACATGGATGGAAAGATGTAGACCATTGGAAAGAGCTAGCTTGTCAAATTGCGCCAACTCTGGTGGGAGGAAGCAAAAAGCACGGTGGTCCAGATCTGGGACCAACAAGAGCTAAAAAAGCATGGGCGACTCTTGGCGTTAATGGTATGGGAATTGCCAACTCTGAGCCCGAAATGGATTTCGTAGGCTTTCCAAAACTCACCGTCAGAATGGCGGCACGAATTCAAGGCTTTCCAGATAGTTGGCAATTCAGCGGAAAAAAAACCGCTTCATATAGGCAAGTTGGAAACGCATTCCCACCACCAGTTGCTCGTGCTATAGGAGAGCAAATAAATCTTGCACTTACAGCATCAGCAAAATCAAAACTCAAACGAGCTTAA
- a CDS encoding NaeI family type II restriction endonuclease, with translation MTEQTFFEPDVALESVADFLIKKKDLHKVISQGLRQSFDEVIDGARTGRYSIAQLEKTEKTYIGTKVEIIIRDKLSLERGRILDNLICNYEVDTKFSLTGNWMIPREAIGHLCILVSGSDDSEKFSMGLLRMTPENLTAGSNQDGKKSVSSAGKNRIFWLINNAPMIPNFLMKLPPEIRQSIMSKESGVQRIRALFTNVTSQIIPRTAIEQVAQQKDPLKRAREAKDILAPEGYKVLCATYDVDRQHFINNGFTNFKEGDWLSLKTQH, from the coding sequence TTGACAGAACAGACTTTTTTTGAGCCTGATGTTGCACTTGAATCCGTTGCTGACTTTCTCATAAAGAAAAAGGATCTACACAAGGTTATCTCGCAAGGGCTTCGTCAATCTTTTGACGAAGTAATAGATGGAGCACGCACCGGTAGATACAGCATCGCACAACTAGAAAAAACAGAAAAAACTTATATAGGAACAAAAGTAGAAATAATTATAAGAGACAAACTATCGCTTGAACGAGGCCGTATTCTAGATAATCTAATATGTAACTATGAAGTTGACACAAAATTCTCACTAACCGGCAACTGGATGATTCCAAGAGAAGCGATAGGTCATCTATGCATTCTTGTAAGTGGCAGTGATGATAGTGAGAAATTTAGCATGGGGTTACTAAGAATGACTCCAGAAAACCTCACAGCTGGCTCAAATCAAGACGGGAAAAAAAGTGTTTCATCGGCTGGGAAAAACAGAATCTTTTGGTTAATCAATAATGCACCAATGATTCCAAACTTTCTAATGAAACTCCCTCCAGAAATACGCCAATCAATCATGTCCAAAGAAAGTGGCGTACAAAGAATAAGGGCGTTATTTACCAACGTAACAAGCCAAATAATTCCTCGAACAGCCATAGAGCAAGTCGCACAACAAAAAGATCCTCTTAAACGAGCAAGAGAGGCAAAGGATATTCTTGCACCAGAAGGATATAAAGTACTGTGTGCAACTTACGATGTAGATCGGCAACACTTTATCAACAATGGGTTCACAAACTTTAAGGAAGGTGATTGGCTTTCACTAAAGACTCAACATTAA
- a CDS encoding McrC family protein, whose amino-acid sequence MKTTLTVREYARLTTSHVLNPSLDRAQVSASAFDWLCEQSSKFSKVGAALVQIEDRRWLKLDNYVGVLETPCGTRIEILPKHFDKGDCIQQSRALLRRMIQKSLNLPTREVGVTALQRFDAPLTEWVMGSFLETLDHLIKRGLRFDYQRVEEEQRYLRGQLNTARQMRQPPGRQHHFQIRHDIFLPDRPENRLLKTALDIVCKTTQDPSNWRLSHELRSMLLEVSPSRDTIADFKQWRNDRLMAHYQPVKPWCELIIQQQTPLAILGEWKGMSLLFPMEKLFERYVAACLRDSLPSDATLDIEVKNEYLCEHKGRKVFQLRPDLMITQGDKRWVLDTKWKCLDTGPGVKNYGLSQEDFYQLFAYGHKYLGGQGDLVLIYPKREGFQEELAKFEYSAGMKLYVVPFDLNAGVLCGFLRLSF is encoded by the coding sequence GTGAAAACCACCCTTACAGTTCGTGAGTATGCCCGACTCACAACGAGTCATGTCCTGAACCCAAGCCTTGATAGGGCGCAAGTTTCAGCTTCGGCTTTCGATTGGTTATGCGAGCAGAGCTCAAAGTTCAGCAAAGTCGGCGCAGCACTGGTCCAGATCGAGGATCGTCGTTGGCTCAAGCTCGATAACTATGTGGGCGTTTTGGAAACCCCTTGTGGCACTCGCATCGAAATTCTTCCTAAGCATTTTGATAAAGGTGACTGCATTCAGCAGAGCCGTGCATTGCTCCGACGCATGATTCAAAAGTCATTGAATCTTCCCACCCGTGAGGTTGGCGTCACCGCACTGCAACGTTTTGATGCACCACTGACTGAATGGGTGATGGGTAGCTTTCTCGAAACGCTCGACCATTTGATCAAGCGTGGCCTGCGTTTCGACTACCAACGGGTTGAAGAAGAACAACGCTATCTACGCGGCCAACTCAACACTGCACGACAAATGCGCCAGCCGCCTGGGCGACAACACCACTTCCAGATTCGTCACGATATCTTCCTCCCTGATCGCCCTGAGAATCGTCTTCTCAAAACGGCATTGGATATCGTCTGCAAAACCACTCAAGACCCTAGCAATTGGCGCTTATCCCATGAATTGCGATCAATGCTGCTGGAAGTCTCACCTAGCCGCGACACCATTGCCGACTTCAAACAATGGCGAAACGACCGGCTTATGGCCCATTACCAACCGGTCAAACCTTGGTGCGAGCTGATCATTCAGCAACAGACACCTTTGGCGATTTTGGGTGAATGGAAAGGCATGAGCTTGCTGTTCCCAATGGAAAAGCTATTCGAGCGTTACGTCGCAGCATGCTTGCGGGATTCTCTGCCATCGGACGCAACCTTGGATATTGAGGTCAAAAACGAATACCTCTGCGAGCATAAAGGTAGGAAAGTCTTTCAGCTCCGGCCTGACCTGATGATCACTCAAGGGGATAAACGCTGGGTTTTGGATACTAAATGGAAGTGTTTGGATACTGGACCTGGAGTTAAAAATTATGGGCTGAGCCAGGAGGATTTTTATCAGCTTTTTGCGTATGGCCATAAATATCTTGGTGGGCAGGGGGATTTGGTGTTGATTTATCCGAAGCGGGAAGGGTTTCAGGAGGAGTTGGCAAAATTTGAGTATTCGGCAGGAATGAAATTATATGTTGTACCTTTTGATTTGAATGCGGGGGTGTTATGTGGCTTTCTCAGGCTGAGTTTTTAA
- a CDS encoding McrB family protein, with translation MPSLNQIFFGPPGTGKTYATIEATLEILDPAYLAAHQGQRSALKKRFDELAESGDVHFVTFHQSFSYEDFVEGLRAESDDYGQLRYAVVPGIFKRLCSQQLDAPGPFKIGDKYGTGYKVLRSTVDVVELEKPQGKYLPIGMSLLNDLADHVKAGTFTVDDLRNGEWDKKAVGSTLEPFLVNGYKNLIPSLVAHIVDAAGHDADQLSFEPGSTSSNSAKVLIIDEINRGNISRIFGELITLIEPSKRAGASEALEVTLPYSKKRFSVPDNVYLIGTMNTADRSLAALDIALRRRFTFTEVPPNPELLHNVMVEGIAIDRLLDVMNQRIAVLLDRDHCLGHAYFMPLKSEPTLERLEDIFRQQILPLLQEYFFEDWQRIQWVLNDQRKAVENRFLLQPNQDLSALFGDSVAINQSNEGWELNVEAFGLVEAYLGIIDHTSQISQPLVVKEASEDGVTVQLLASGSIVVLREGVRVSPVLPVLREFAEKYNISVEFGSGSKLNTRHLGRRVIKALDERKR, from the coding sequence ATGCCTTCGCTCAACCAGATTTTCTTCGGCCCACCCGGAACGGGGAAAACCTACGCGACCATTGAGGCGACGTTGGAGATTCTTGATCCTGCTTACTTGGCTGCTCATCAAGGCCAGCGCAGTGCGTTGAAAAAACGATTTGATGAGCTCGCTGAGTCAGGGGACGTTCATTTTGTGACGTTTCACCAAAGCTTCAGCTACGAAGACTTTGTGGAAGGTTTGCGAGCTGAAAGTGATGATTATGGTCAACTGCGCTATGCGGTAGTGCCGGGTATTTTCAAGAGACTGTGTTCACAGCAGTTGGATGCTCCTGGACCTTTCAAGATCGGGGATAAGTACGGCACGGGCTACAAAGTCCTTCGTTCGACAGTGGATGTTGTTGAGCTTGAAAAGCCTCAGGGTAAGTACCTGCCGATTGGCATGAGCCTGCTTAACGACCTTGCTGACCACGTCAAAGCGGGCACGTTTACGGTGGATGATCTTCGAAATGGCGAATGGGACAAGAAAGCAGTTGGTTCGACACTCGAACCTTTCTTAGTCAATGGTTATAAAAACCTGATTCCCTCTTTGGTTGCTCATATTGTGGACGCTGCAGGTCACGACGCTGACCAGCTTTCTTTTGAACCGGGTTCTACCTCAAGCAACAGCGCTAAAGTCCTCATCATTGACGAGATCAATCGCGGCAATATCTCTCGCATCTTTGGCGAACTGATTACGCTTATCGAGCCATCTAAGCGTGCTGGTGCGTCTGAAGCGCTAGAGGTCACCTTGCCCTACTCGAAAAAGCGTTTCAGTGTTCCTGATAACGTCTATCTGATTGGCACCATGAACACCGCTGACCGTTCGCTGGCTGCTTTGGACATCGCTCTTCGTCGACGCTTCACCTTCACCGAAGTCCCGCCGAATCCTGAATTACTTCATAACGTCATGGTTGAAGGCATCGCTATCGACAGACTCCTAGACGTTATGAACCAGCGAATCGCAGTATTGCTTGATCGGGACCATTGCCTCGGTCACGCATACTTCATGCCCCTCAAATCTGAACCCACGTTGGAGCGCTTGGAGGATATATTCCGGCAGCAAATTCTCCCGCTGCTTCAAGAGTACTTCTTTGAGGATTGGCAGAGAATTCAATGGGTTTTGAATGACCAACGTAAGGCCGTCGAAAATCGTTTTCTCCTTCAGCCTAATCAAGACCTTAGTGCTTTATTTGGAGATTCGGTTGCGATCAACCAGAGTAACGAGGGTTGGGAGCTGAACGTTGAGGCATTTGGGCTGGTTGAGGCTTATCTTGGAATTATCGACCATACCTCTCAAATATCGCAGCCGCTGGTGGTAAAGGAAGCCAGTGAAGATGGGGTCACCGTGCAGCTTTTAGCCAGTGGTTCGATCGTGGTTCTTCGTGAAGGTGTTCGTGTTAGTCCAGTTTTGCCAGTGCTGCGGGAATTCGCAGAAAAATACAATATTTCTGTTGAGTTCGGTTCTGGCTCAAAACTCAATACGCGTCATCTGGGCAGAAGAGTCATCAAAGCTCTCGATGAGAGAAAAAGGTGA
- a CDS encoding BRO-N domain-containing protein, with protein sequence MLNESQTVSNPKRHIETFHPTTFLRYNRQLRALLLETQAWFSARDLSKLIAWPLNERTTSKLDADQRRTLWLESHGRTEEALMISESGLYALLVHHHHPEHRSLRHWITNEVVAALRDAQEPPVESMPSLSLLQWPGMSLSMLHWQNEPWIRLRDVPQVLPWPGPGFEEPAGRLGGSWFQGAARFFSGAS encoded by the coding sequence ATGCTAAACGAATCACAAACAGTCAGTAATCCAAAGCGCCATATAGAAACCTTCCACCCCACCACCTTCCTCCGCTACAACCGCCAACTCCGCGCCCTCCTCCTTGAAACCCAGGCCTGGTTCTCTGCCCGTGACCTGAGCAAGCTCATTGCCTGGCCGCTCAACGAGCGCACCACGAGCAAGCTTGATGCGGACCAGCGCCGCACGCTCTGGCTGGAGAGTCATGGGCGGACTGAGGAGGCGTTGATGATCAGTGAGTCGGGGTTGTATGCGTTGCTGGTTCATCACCATCATCCCGAGCATCGCAGCTTGCGGCACTGGATTACCAATGAGGTGGTCGCGGCGTTGCGGGATGCGCAGGAGCCGCCGGTGGAGAGTATGCCGAGTCTGAGTCTGCTGCAGTGGCCGGGGATGTCGTTGAGCATGTTGCACTGGCAGAACGAGCCGTGGATCCGGTTGCGGGATGTGCCGCAGGTGTTGCCGTGGCCTGGGCCGGGGTTTGAGGAGCCTGCGGGGCGGTTGGGTGGGTCGTGGTTTCAGGGGGCTGCGAGGTTTTTTTCGGGGGCGTCATGA
- a CDS encoding Hcp family type VI secretion system effector yields MANHGYMTIQGKIQGSISAGCSSEESIGKKCQMGHRDEIMVLSFAHHMSNVGNIRHATHRPVVIVKNVDKSSPLLAQALANREPVDCIIDFYRTSSNGLQEKFYTVEIKDGLICDLMLDIPHSILQSGAEAQEHMSIRYSEIIWTHHLARTRGSAFWSGE; encoded by the coding sequence ATGGCTAACCACGGTTACATGACCATCCAGGGGAAGATCCAGGGTTCTATCTCTGCTGGTTGTTCCAGTGAGGAATCCATTGGCAAAAAATGCCAGATGGGGCATCGGGATGAAATCATGGTGCTGTCCTTTGCTCATCATATGAGTAATGTCGGAAACATACGGCACGCTACCCATCGCCCGGTTGTCATCGTCAAGAATGTTGATAAATCCTCACCTTTGCTGGCTCAAGCCTTGGCCAATCGAGAGCCTGTTGACTGCATCATCGACTTCTATCGTACGTCCTCCAATGGCCTTCAGGAGAAGTTTTATACGGTAGAAATAAAAGACGGGCTTATTTGCGACTTAATGCTGGATATACCGCACTCTATCTTGCAGAGCGGCGCAGAAGCTCAAGAGCATATGTCCATTCGTTACAGCGAAATCATCTGGACTCACCACTTGGCAAGAACCCGCGGCAGCGCTTTCTGGAGCGGGGAGTAA
- a CDS encoding DUF4225 domain-containing protein: MSTKETSKNHELWEVSQAATLLAGQACTVAARHINDGILRLQFNREVAYYARSIVRDVEQGNKTSEQGLKAIEDEQKSLLSQSFEIGQKGIGVIAGGFQVAGGAGVCYVSMGALCLFFGFPLMAHGTNNVYENGRNLVTGRSDTEGPLRKGYQKLARISGYDDCIGNVGYGLSDLMLSGYGLGRLVLKPDSWRLFKYIHTDYIRAYQITPPKVFAIERIADSITLESTIEQWKCKK; encoded by the coding sequence TTGAGTACAAAGGAAACCTCAAAGAATCATGAGCTTTGGGAAGTCAGTCAGGCCGCAACACTTTTAGCAGGACAAGCCTGCACCGTAGCGGCGCGGCATATCAACGACGGCATACTCCGGCTTCAATTCAATCGGGAAGTGGCTTATTACGCCAGGAGCATTGTCAGGGATGTGGAACAGGGAAACAAAACTTCTGAGCAAGGCTTGAAGGCAATAGAGGATGAGCAGAAAAGCTTGCTTAGCCAGTCTTTTGAAATTGGCCAAAAAGGAATCGGCGTAATCGCGGGTGGATTTCAGGTAGCAGGAGGCGCGGGGGTTTGTTATGTATCAATGGGTGCGTTATGTTTATTCTTCGGATTTCCACTGATGGCTCATGGGACGAATAACGTTTACGAAAACGGGCGTAATCTCGTAACGGGACGTTCTGATACAGAGGGCCCCTTACGCAAGGGATATCAGAAACTTGCAAGAATCAGCGGGTATGATGACTGCATAGGGAATGTAGGTTACGGATTAAGTGACTTGATGCTTTCTGGCTACGGTCTTGGAAGATTAGTATTAAAGCCTGACTCATGGCGACTTTTCAAATATATCCACACAGACTACATAAGGGCTTACCAAATAACCCCACCCAAAGTCTTTGCCATTGAAAGAATAGCAGACAGCATTACACTAGAAAGTACAATAGAACAGTGGAAGTGCAAGAAATGA
- a CDS encoding methyl-accepting chemotaxis protein produces MILVVLVALGGYLEVRQRSSIQKTLDAHPKAFTSALVALTYSDNRGPQAQLDLALLSEEARLQTALTRLVDTGESVRKHAGQSAQLSLQQARSLDQQRSETDQSATAINQMAATIQEVTHNVQSTAHAAAEADKLAQEGRNLADDSLLAIRHMANSVTEIGTAVGDLASATQSIGSVVDVITAIAQQTNLLALNAAIEAARAGEQGRGFAVVADEVRSLASRTQSSTEQIQQIITSLRDGADRAVQTASKGEQISQESVASVEAVQKALDGISQSVTRITGMSQQMASASEEQTHVAENISQQITRIAQLCDQSAGQAQQGSQISKELEEMAEYLHSLAERFNR; encoded by the coding sequence ATGATCCTGGTGGTATTGGTCGCCTTGGGTGGTTACCTGGAAGTCCGTCAGCGGAGCAGCATCCAGAAAACCCTCGACGCTCACCCCAAGGCCTTTACCAGCGCCCTGGTGGCCCTGACCTACAGCGACAACCGCGGCCCTCAGGCGCAACTCGACCTGGCCTTGCTCAGCGAAGAAGCCCGCCTGCAAACCGCCTTGACCCGATTGGTGGACACTGGCGAAAGCGTCAGAAAGCACGCCGGGCAGTCGGCGCAGTTGTCGCTTCAGCAGGCGCGCTCCCTCGATCAGCAGCGCAGTGAAACCGACCAGTCGGCGACGGCCATCAACCAGATGGCGGCGACCATTCAGGAAGTCACCCACAACGTCCAGAGCACAGCCCATGCCGCCGCAGAGGCCGACAAACTGGCACAGGAAGGTCGCAACCTGGCCGATGACAGCCTGCTGGCGATTCGTCACATGGCCAACTCGGTGACCGAAATCGGCACCGCCGTTGGTGACCTGGCCAGCGCCACCCAATCCATCGGCAGCGTCGTGGACGTGATCACCGCCATCGCCCAGCAAACCAACCTGCTGGCCCTCAACGCCGCCATCGAAGCCGCCCGTGCTGGCGAACAGGGTCGCGGTTTTGCCGTGGTCGCCGATGAAGTTCGCTCGCTGGCTTCTCGCACCCAGTCCTCGACCGAGCAGATCCAGCAAATCATCACCTCCCTGCGCGACGGTGCCGACCGGGCCGTACAAACCGCCAGCAAGGGCGAACAGATCTCCCAGGAAAGCGTCGCCAGCGTCGAAGCCGTACAAAAGGCCCTCGACGGCATCAGCCAGTCCGTCACCCGGATTACCGGCATGAGCCAACAAATGGCCTCCGCCTCGGAAGAACAGACCCACGTGGCAGAAAATATCAGCCAGCAAATCACCCGCATCGCCCAACTCTGCGACCAGAGCGCCGGCCAGGCCCAACAAGGCTCACAGATCAGCAAAGAGCTGGAAGAAATGGCCGAATACCTGCACAGTCTTGCGGAGCGTTTCAACCGATAG
- a CDS encoding DcrB/PsbP domain-containing protein, with amino-acid sequence MQSFSLKAVMLCVALASCQGIVSAQAATKPTAEKQAAASQKASLLDGKLAFTLPAGYVKGEMPEIDAKAITQGVSGALYTNQAQKRVLIVTETPIPMDMQASDNDRLVLDGLVAGTLTQQRSSYKDFKELGEKTIVKKNGLGVRQIDASATMSGAKVLSTTVVAASGSRSAILNVISNAKNAAEHEQMVKTVVGQ; translated from the coding sequence ATGCAGTCGTTCAGCCTTAAAGCCGTGATGTTGTGCGTTGCATTGGCCAGTTGCCAAGGCATTGTGAGTGCTCAGGCAGCGACAAAGCCCACTGCCGAAAAGCAGGCTGCTGCCAGCCAGAAAGCTTCGCTGCTCGATGGCAAGCTGGCGTTCACTCTGCCAGCCGGTTACGTGAAGGGCGAGATGCCTGAGATCGATGCGAAGGCCATTACGCAAGGCGTGAGTGGCGCGCTTTACACCAATCAGGCGCAGAAGCGGGTGTTGATCGTCACGGAAACCCCGATCCCGATGGATATGCAGGCCAGCGATAACGACCGTCTGGTGCTGGATGGCTTGGTGGCCGGGACATTGACCCAGCAGCGTTCCAGTTACAAGGATTTCAAGGAGCTGGGCGAGAAGACGATCGTCAAGAAGAACGGCCTGGGCGTTCGCCAGATCGATGCCTCTGCGACCATGAGCGGCGCGAAGGTGTTGAGCACGACCGTGGTGGCCGCTTCCGGGAGCCGGTCGGCGATTCTGAATGTGATTTCCAATGCGAAGAATGCGGCGGAGCATGAGCAGATGGTGAAGACGGTTGTGGGGCAGTAG
- a CDS encoding LysR family transcriptional regulator has product MFSPDRLKGITTFVAVANAGSFTAAAERLNLTNSAVSKSVARLESRLGMRLFERTTRTLALTEEGVAYHGVCLRILAELEEAETALLAQRSEPAGQLRIDLPATFGRLNVLPLILKFAEQHPRLRPRVTFTDRFVDLLEEGIDLAVRIGGPNVWPAGVGHRCLGTERVIFCAAPAYLKRHGTPHSAEELAGHDCIQFGRGDGSTSPWLFVDAQGQPETRAIEGRIVVGNGEALVAAATSACGIAQLATWLIEDQLQRGELVEILPHLSTEGLPLHLAWPRSREALPKVQALIELLAQSLRV; this is encoded by the coding sequence GTGTTCTCTCCCGATCGACTCAAAGGCATCACCACCTTTGTCGCCGTTGCCAATGCAGGCAGCTTTACCGCCGCTGCCGAGCGTCTGAACCTGACCAATTCTGCCGTCAGCAAAAGCGTGGCCCGACTGGAGAGCCGCCTGGGCATGCGCCTGTTCGAGCGCACCACCCGCACCCTGGCGTTGACGGAGGAGGGCGTTGCCTATCACGGCGTCTGTCTGCGCATTCTTGCGGAACTGGAAGAGGCGGAAACCGCACTGCTGGCGCAACGCTCCGAACCGGCAGGGCAATTACGCATCGACCTGCCAGCCACATTCGGGCGACTGAACGTGCTGCCTCTGATTCTGAAATTTGCCGAGCAGCACCCCAGATTGCGCCCTCGCGTCACGTTCACGGATCGCTTCGTCGACCTGCTGGAAGAGGGCATCGACCTGGCGGTGCGCATTGGCGGGCCGAACGTCTGGCCAGCGGGCGTGGGGCATCGTTGTCTGGGCACCGAGCGAGTGATCTTCTGCGCCGCGCCGGCCTACCTCAAACGCCACGGCACCCCCCACAGCGCCGAAGAACTGGCCGGGCATGACTGCATCCAGTTCGGCAGAGGCGATGGCAGCACCAGCCCATGGCTGTTTGTCGATGCCCAGGGCCAACCCGAAACCCGCGCCATCGAAGGCCGCATCGTGGTGGGCAACGGCGAAGCACTGGTGGCCGCCGCGACCTCAGCCTGCGGCATCGCCCAACTGGCAACCTGGCTGATTGAAGACCAACTGCAGCGCGGCGAACTGGTAGAAATCCTCCCGCACCTCAGCACCGAAGGCCTGCCCCTGCACCTCGCCTGGCCCCGCAGCCGAGAGGCATTGCCCAAAGTGCAGGCGTTGATCGAGCTGCTTGCGCAATCCCTGCGGGTGTAG
- a CDS encoding MFS transporter produces MSYSESASSAAASGERSTGTGVSIAILALAGFVIVTTEFLIIGLLPALARDLGISISVAGLLVTLFAFTVMLFGPPLTAMLSHLDRKRTFIAILLIFAASNALAAVSSTIWVLAVARFIPALALPVFWGTASETASLLAGPKNAGKAVAQVYLGISAAMLLGIPLGTVFADAVGWRGAFWALTVLSGLMALLLALSMPHLAPTEKVGLAQQARILRDRYFMMNLLLSILLFTAMFAAYTYLADTLERIAHVAPAQVGWWLMGFGAVGLIGNGLGGRYVDRSPLGSTMVFALLLALGMSASVPMAGSLPLLAVVLMVWGIAHTALFPICQIRVMKAAPQAQALAGTLNVSAANAGIGLGSIIGGATIEHLGLESVGHVAAGVAVLAIAVAWLTLLQGRRAKG; encoded by the coding sequence ATGTCGTATTCAGAATCTGCTTCCAGTGCCGCTGCCAGCGGCGAACGTTCCACGGGCACGGGTGTGTCCATTGCCATTCTGGCGCTTGCGGGCTTTGTGATTGTCACCACCGAGTTTCTGATTATCGGCCTGTTGCCTGCTCTGGCGCGGGATCTGGGTATTTCGATCTCGGTGGCGGGCTTGTTGGTCACGCTGTTTGCCTTCACGGTGATGCTCTTCGGCCCGCCGCTGACGGCGATGCTTTCGCACCTGGACCGCAAACGCACGTTCATCGCGATTCTGCTGATCTTTGCCGCTTCCAATGCCCTGGCAGCGGTGTCGAGCACTATCTGGGTGCTGGCCGTCGCTCGTTTCATCCCGGCGCTGGCGTTGCCTGTGTTCTGGGGAACGGCCAGTGAAACCGCCAGTCTGCTGGCAGGCCCCAAAAACGCTGGCAAGGCCGTGGCGCAGGTTTATCTGGGGATTTCCGCCGCCATGCTGCTGGGTATTCCGTTGGGCACGGTGTTTGCCGATGCCGTGGGCTGGCGCGGTGCGTTCTGGGCGCTGACGGTGCTTTCCGGGTTGATGGCCTTGCTGCTGGCACTGTCGATGCCGCACCTGGCGCCTACCGAGAAGGTCGGCCTGGCCCAACAGGCCAGAATCCTGCGCGACCGGTATTTCATGATGAACCTGCTGCTGTCGATTCTGCTGTTCACGGCGATGTTCGCGGCCTACACCTATCTGGCCGACACGCTTGAGCGTATCGCCCACGTGGCGCCAGCTCAGGTCGGGTGGTGGTTGATGGGCTTTGGTGCCGTGGGTTTGATCGGTAATGGCCTGGGTGGACGTTATGTCGATCGCAGCCCGCTGGGCTCGACCATGGTGTTTGCCTTGCTGCTGGCGCTGGGCATGAGTGCCAGTGTGCCGATGGCCGGTTCATTGCCATTGCTGGCGGTGGTGCTGATGGTGTGGGGCATCGCGCACACGGCGCTGTTCCCGATCTGCCAGATCCGAGTGATGAAGGCCGCCCCTCAGGCCCAGGCGCTGGCTGGCACCTTGAATGTGTCGGCAGCCAATGCCGGGATCGGGCTGGGCTCGATCATCGGCGGCGCGACCATCGAGCATCTCGGGCTTGAATCGGTGGGTCATGTGGCAGCCGGGGTTGCGGTGCTTGCCATTGCGGTGGCGTGGTTGACGCTGCTTCAGGGGCGTCGGGCAAAGGGCTGA